A genomic region of Oryza glaberrima chromosome 1, OglaRS2, whole genome shotgun sequence contains the following coding sequences:
- the LOC127785053 gene encoding uncharacterized protein LOC127785053: protein MDGKGRHGGGGGGEDPLTLTLGSIYSSAPTPPPSPSLVVTPTPPPSSFLVAAPTLLSSPTPVVVPMLLPSPTQPVVFLMQPHFDLVPALPPSSPQVPQSSLSSLSAPGSTRHYRNSPRSSLLAPPSNRRRLNNPDEGQSPRGRGEEANGDNEVLVMATSFPWVTSADLPVLHCTLESMLLKGITSVEGKATCNRCSAEVPIAYDLDAKFREVRDYVAANIHIMDDRAPEHWMCPRLPDCGSCGKKACMWPQIPNEKREINWLFLFLGQMLGCCTLEGLKFFCKNTKNHCTGAKTRVLYYAYIEMCRQLDPQGPFII from the coding sequence ATGGATGGGAAGGGAcgccatggtggcggcggcggcggcgaagatcCCCTCACCCTCACCCTCGGATCCATCTACTCTAGCgcccccacgccgcctcccTCACCGTCCCTGGTGGTGACCCCTACGCCGCCTCCCTCATCATTCCTGGTTGCGGCCCCCACGTTGCTTTCCTCACCAACTCCTGTGGTTGTCCCCATGCTGCTTCCCTCGCCAACACAGCCGGTGGTCTTCTTGATGCAGCCTCACTTCGACCTCGTCCCCGCGCTCCCTCCCTCGTCACCGCAGGTGCCACAATCTTCTCTTTCCTCGCTCTCTGCTCCGGGTTCGACTCGCCACTACCGTAATAGTCCTCGTTCCTCGCTGCTTGCTCCACCTTCGAATCGTCGCCGCCTCAACAACCCCGATGAAGGCCAGTCCCCACGAGGCCGCGGTGAGGAGGCGAATGGGGACAATGAAGTGCTAGTCATGGCGACGTCATTTCCATGGGTGACATCGGCTGATCTGCCAGTGTTGCATTGCACCCTAGAGAGCATGTTGCTGAAGGGCATCACGTCTGTGGAGGGCAAAGCCACCTGCAATCGTTGCAGTGCGGAGGTGCCCATCGCGTACGATCTGGACGCAAAGTTCCGGGAGGTGCGCGACTATGTTGCGGCCAACATCCACATCATGGATGACCGTGCCCCGGAGCACTGGATGTGCCCGCGGCTGCCAGACTGCGGCTCGTGCGGCAAGAAGGCCTGCATGTGGCCACAGATCCCAAACGAGAAGCGTGAGATCAACTGGTTGTTCCTCTTCCTTGGCCAGATGCTGGGCTGTTGCACACTAGAAGGCCTCAAGTTCTTCTGCAAGAATACCAAGA